In Dermatophagoides farinae isolate YC_2012a chromosome 9, ASM2471394v1, whole genome shotgun sequence, a genomic segment contains:
- the LOC124497549 gene encoding uncharacterized protein LOC124497549 isoform X2 codes for MLGQWIFPHWLCPTAQFVQLLSVFVTSLTLTFIGIERYMATLHPFSSLHHWLECHTHIMLALTWVFGAAYAYIPFENTATRPFMLPTDNQTTYYECTYDNGVSVLKLRLFMTSNIVLTFILPLTVLIFSYSAIMRKLIADEKRFRKSSNHAYGVKFKSSICRSTDSNSQNQNQNQNKNKNPNINMKRKINYMTDMMINDDHNNGGSSTCSINNSDSQSSSSLPSALPLSSNSVLPVNCHHNNHMIKMIKKTNEQRNNCSSCCSSSSPSSSSKHLKPIQVTTNVTNAKNSPEMEIIKPSIISEINNNNNNNNGTLCSCDHCHHQQQRPQQSGPCLSTNNNNNLVGFSNGRLCPTEELMMITNSSSSAPPTPSINQQLSTSQIDLRKSTPFNHRSKNDFSKITKTFRQTFSKNLNQLSIKTSSTQV; via the exons ATATATGGCAACATTGcatccattttcatcattacatcATTGGCTTGAATGTCATACACATATAATGTTGGCATTAACATGGGTATTCGGTGCAGCATATGCATATATACCGTTTGAAAATACGGCCACCAGACCGTTTATGTTACCAACAGATAATCAGACAACATATTATGAATGTACATATGATAATGGTGTTTCCGTATTGAAATTACGACTATTTATGACATCAAATATTGTGCTTACATTCATATTACCATTAACCGTATTAATATTCAGCTATTCGGCAATAATGCGTAAATTGATTGCAGATGAAAAACGTTTTCGTAAATCATCTAATCATGCATATGGtgtaaaatttaaatcatcaatatgtcGATCAACGGATAGTAATTcacagaatcagaatcagaatcaaaataaaaataaaaatccgaatataaatatgaaacgaaaaattaaCTATATGActgatatgatgattaatgatgatcataataatggtggATCTAGTACATGTAGTATAAATAATAGTgattcacaatcatcatcatcattaccatccgCATTACCGTTATCGTCCAATTCTGTACTTCCGGTtaattgtcatcataataatcatatgattaaaatgattaaaaaaacaaatgaacaacgaAATAATTGTAGTAGCtgctgttcatcatcatcaccatcatcatcatcgaaacatTTAAAACCCATACAAGTAACGACCAATGTAACGAATGCAAAAAATTCACCggaaatggaaataattAAACCATCAATTATTAgtgaaattaataataataacaataacaataatggaaCATTATGTTCATGtgatcattgtcatcatcaacaacaacgaccacAGCAATCGGGGCCTTGTTTATCGAcgaacaataacaacaatttggTTGGCTTTTCAAATGGCCGTCTATGTCCTACGGAagaattaatgatgataacaaattcatcatctagTGCGCCTCCAACACCATCCataaatcaacaattatCAACTAGTCAGATTGATTTAAGAAAATCTACGCCATTTAATCATCGTTCAAAG AATGATTTCAgtaaaataacaaaaacatttcgacaaacattttcaaaaaatcttaatcaactttcaatcaaaacatcatcaacacaagtataa
- the LOC124497549 gene encoding uncharacterized protein LOC124497549 isoform X1: protein MLGQWIFPHWLCPTAQFVQLLSVFVTSLTLTFIGIERYMATLHPFSSLHHWLECHTHIMLALTWVFGAAYAYIPFENTATRPFMLPTDNQTTYYECTYDNGVSVLKLRLFMTSNIVLTFILPLTVLIFSYSAIMRKLIADEKRFRKSSNHAYGVKFKSSICRSTDSNSQNQNQNQNKNKNPNINMKRKINYMTDMMINDDHNNGGSSTCSINNSDSQSSSSLPSALPLSSNSVLPVNCHHNNHMIKMIKKTNEQRNNCSSCCSSSSPSSSSKHLKPIQVTTNVTNAKNSPEMEIIKPSIISEINNNNNNNNGTLCSCDHCHHQQQRPQQSGPCLSTNNNNNLVGFSNGRLCPTEELMMITNSSSSAPPTPSINQQLSTSQIDLRKSTPFNHRSKTIKMMFTVILLYGICWMPIKLYQFLNDYGLIAYCTERELYAMVCLYFICHWMAMANSFVNPIIYSFMSKSFRNDFSKITKTFRQTFSKNLNQLSIKTSSTQV, encoded by the exons ATATATGGCAACATTGcatccattttcatcattacatcATTGGCTTGAATGTCATACACATATAATGTTGGCATTAACATGGGTATTCGGTGCAGCATATGCATATATACCGTTTGAAAATACGGCCACCAGACCGTTTATGTTACCAACAGATAATCAGACAACATATTATGAATGTACATATGATAATGGTGTTTCCGTATTGAAATTACGACTATTTATGACATCAAATATTGTGCTTACATTCATATTACCATTAACCGTATTAATATTCAGCTATTCGGCAATAATGCGTAAATTGATTGCAGATGAAAAACGTTTTCGTAAATCATCTAATCATGCATATGGtgtaaaatttaaatcatcaatatgtcGATCAACGGATAGTAATTcacagaatcagaatcagaatcaaaataaaaataaaaatccgaatataaatatgaaacgaaaaattaaCTATATGActgatatgatgattaatgatgatcataataatggtggATCTAGTACATGTAGTATAAATAATAGTgattcacaatcatcatcatcattaccatccgCATTACCGTTATCGTCCAATTCTGTACTTCCGGTtaattgtcatcataataatcatatgattaaaatgattaaaaaaacaaatgaacaacgaAATAATTGTAGTAGCtgctgttcatcatcatcaccatcatcatcatcgaaacatTTAAAACCCATACAAGTAACGACCAATGTAACGAATGCAAAAAATTCACCggaaatggaaataattAAACCATCAATTATTAgtgaaattaataataataacaataacaataatggaaCATTATGTTCATGtgatcattgtcatcatcaacaacaacgaccacAGCAATCGGGGCCTTGTTTATCGAcgaacaataacaacaatttggTTGGCTTTTCAAATGGCCGTCTATGTCCTACGGAagaattaatgatgataacaaattcatcatctagTGCGCCTCCAACACCATCCataaatcaacaattatCAACTAGTCAGATTGATTTAAGAAAATCTACGCCATTTAATCATCGTTCAAAG acaatcaaaatgatgttcaccgttatattattatatggtaTATGTTGGATGCCAATCAAATTGTATCAATTTCTCAATGATTATGGTCTAATTGCCTATTGTACTGAACGTGAATTATATGCAATGGTTtgtctttattttatttgccaTTGGATGGCAATGGCAAATAGTTTTGTCAATCCAATCATCTATTCATTTATGAGTAAAAGTTTTCGG AATGATTTCAgtaaaataacaaaaacatttcgacaaacattttcaaaaaatcttaatcaactttcaatcaaaacatcatcaacacaagtataa